The following are from one region of the Siniperca chuatsi isolate FFG_IHB_CAS linkage group LG21, ASM2008510v1, whole genome shotgun sequence genome:
- the LOC122869475 gene encoding inward rectifier potassium channel 16-like — translation MSTERAEQVFIDTYSTTTHTLSMQNEGRQLRYMQKDGSFPVVFQKVPGDWSPYLMDIFTTLVEIRWRMMLLIFSLSYILSWLFFGLCYWFIAHVHGDIDNVDNELCVDNVRGFTGAFMFSMETQATIGYGFRGMTENCIVAIIVVTVQDVFSCLLDTIVIGIVVAKMASARKRAQTVGFSHCAVVNLRNGVLCLSWRLGDFRGNHILEGVARALLVRSVRQPQGNVLMSYQDLDIQNRDIVLATPATIIHKLEPGSPLYSLGPDDLLGDDFELVVSFTYTGDSTGMLHQTRTSYTPADIRWGQRFQNMLKLGKKHYKVDYALFNETTWVPVPLLSAEEFDRRKHPVEGSQSHSPLFPSVKRNRHTCQMNPNITGEVMQQTCL, via the coding sequence ATGAGCACAGAAAGGGCCGAGCAGGTCTTCATTGATACCTACTccactacaacacacacactgagcatgCAAAATGAGGGCAGGCAGCTACGATACATGCAGAAAGATGGCAGTTTCCCTGTGGTTTTCCAGAAGGTCCCTGGAGACTGGAGCCCATACCTGATGGACATCTTCACCACTCTTGTGGAGATCCGCTGGAGGATGATGCTTCTCATCTTTTCCCTCTCTTACATTCTCTCCTGGCTCTTTTTTGGCCTCTGTTATTGGTTCATTGCACATGTACACGGAGACATTGACAATGTAGATAATGAACTCTGTGTGGACAATGTGCGTGGCTTCACTGGAGCCTTTATGTTCTCGATGGAGACCCAGGCAACTATTGGTTATGGTTTTAGGGGGATGACTGAGAACTGTATCGTGGCCATTATTGTTGTGACAGTTCAAGATGTATTTAGCTGCCTCCTTGACACCATTGTCATTGGTATTGTTGTTGCTAAGATGGCATCTGCTCGTAAGAGGGCTCAGACGGTGGGTTTTAGCCACTGTGCAGTGGTCAACCTGCGAAACGGGGTTCTGTGTCTGTCATGGCGACTTGGAGATTTCAGAGGTAATCACATCCTAGAGGGTGTCGCCAGGGCCCTGTTAGTCCGCTCTGTAAGACAGCCACAGGGCAATGTTTTGATGTCATACCAGGACCTTGACATCCAGAATCGAGACATTGTCCTCGCCACACCAGCCACTATTATTCACAAGCTGGAGCCTGGCAGTCCCCTCTACAGCCTGGGCCCTGACGACCTGCTGGGGGATGACTTTGAACTGGTGGTGTCCTTTACCTACACCGGTGACTCTACAGGTATGCTCCACCAGACGCGAACCTCCTACACACCAGCAGACATCCGCTGGGGTCAGCGCTTCCAGAACATGCTGAAACTGGGCAAGAAGCACTACAAGGTGGACTATGCTCTGTTCAATGAGACCACGTGGGTGCCGGTGCCCCTGCTCAGTGCAGAGGAGTTTGACAGGAGGAAACATCCTGTAGAGGGCAGTCAGTCCCACAGTCCACTCTTTCCATCAGTcaaaagaaacagacacacttGCCAGATGAATCCTAACATCACTGGAGAGGTGATGCAGCAAACCTGTTTGTAG
- the zgc:112148 gene encoding Golgi apparatus membrane protein TVP23 homolog B isoform X1: MQRQDSQDAPLFGEDEDHIRLRKSKIRHPLASFFHLFFRTSAILVYLLCDILSTGFIACMVTIILLLSCDFWTVKNVSGRLLVGLRWWNQVDDDGKSHWVFESWKQTHSMNTASHAESRIFWLGLIVCPVFWVMFVFSTIFSLKIKWLAVVIMGLVLQWANLYGYVRCKVGGKSNLRNMAKNYLGVQIFKQAMKKSERP; this comes from the exons ATGCAGAGACAG gacTCCCAAGACGCGCCTCTTTTTGGTGAAGATGAGGATCACATCAGGTTAAGAAAGTCCAAAATTAG ACATCCACTGGCCTCATTCTTCCATCTCTTTTTCCGAACAAGTGCCATCTTGGTCTACTTACTGTGTGATATCCTCAGCACTGGTTTCATTGCCTGTATGGTCACCATCATCCTCCTGCTGTCATGTGACTTCTGGACAGTCAAG AATGTGTCAGGCAGATTGTTGGTGGGCCTTCGGTGGTGGAATCAAGTGGATGACGATGGAAAGAGCCACTGGGTATTTGAGTCATGGAAG CAGACACACAGTATGAACACGGCATCTCATGCTGAGTCACGGATCTTCTGGCTCGGACTCATCGTGTGCCCCGTCTTCTGGgtcatgtttgtgttcagtaCCATCTTCTCTCTCAAGATTAAATGGCTG GCGGTAGTAATCATGGGCTTGGTTTTACAATGGGCCAACCTGTATGGCTATGTCAGATGCAAGGTGGGTGGAAAGTCCAACCTGAGAAACATGGCAAAGAACTATCTTGGTGTCCAGATTTTTAAACAG GCAATGAAGAAATCAGAGCGACCTTGA
- the zgc:112148 gene encoding Golgi apparatus membrane protein TVP23 homolog B isoform X2, with protein MQRQDSQDAPLFGEDEDHIRLRKSKIRHPLASFFHLFFRTSAILVYLLCDILSTGFIACMVTIILLLSCDFWTVKNVSGRLLVGLRWWNQVDDDGKSHWVFESWKTHSMNTASHAESRIFWLGLIVCPVFWVMFVFSTIFSLKIKWLAVVIMGLVLQWANLYGYVRCKVGGKSNLRNMAKNYLGVQIFKQAMKKSERP; from the exons ATGCAGAGACAG gacTCCCAAGACGCGCCTCTTTTTGGTGAAGATGAGGATCACATCAGGTTAAGAAAGTCCAAAATTAG ACATCCACTGGCCTCATTCTTCCATCTCTTTTTCCGAACAAGTGCCATCTTGGTCTACTTACTGTGTGATATCCTCAGCACTGGTTTCATTGCCTGTATGGTCACCATCATCCTCCTGCTGTCATGTGACTTCTGGACAGTCAAG AATGTGTCAGGCAGATTGTTGGTGGGCCTTCGGTGGTGGAATCAAGTGGATGACGATGGAAAGAGCCACTGGGTATTTGAGTCATGGAAG ACACACAGTATGAACACGGCATCTCATGCTGAGTCACGGATCTTCTGGCTCGGACTCATCGTGTGCCCCGTCTTCTGGgtcatgtttgtgttcagtaCCATCTTCTCTCTCAAGATTAAATGGCTG GCGGTAGTAATCATGGGCTTGGTTTTACAATGGGCCAACCTGTATGGCTATGTCAGATGCAAGGTGGGTGGAAAGTCCAACCTGAGAAACATGGCAAAGAACTATCTTGGTGTCCAGATTTTTAAACAG GCAATGAAGAAATCAGAGCGACCTTGA
- the zgc:112148 gene encoding Golgi apparatus membrane protein TVP23 homolog B isoform X3, whose product MQRQDSQDAPLFGEDEDHIRLRKSKISAILVYLLCDILSTGFIACMVTIILLLSCDFWTVKNVSGRLLVGLRWWNQVDDDGKSHWVFESWKQTHSMNTASHAESRIFWLGLIVCPVFWVMFVFSTIFSLKIKWLAVVIMGLVLQWANLYGYVRCKVGGKSNLRNMAKNYLGVQIFKQAMKKSERP is encoded by the exons ATGCAGAGACAG gacTCCCAAGACGCGCCTCTTTTTGGTGAAGATGAGGATCACATCAGGTTAAGAAAGTCCAAAATTAG TGCCATCTTGGTCTACTTACTGTGTGATATCCTCAGCACTGGTTTCATTGCCTGTATGGTCACCATCATCCTCCTGCTGTCATGTGACTTCTGGACAGTCAAG AATGTGTCAGGCAGATTGTTGGTGGGCCTTCGGTGGTGGAATCAAGTGGATGACGATGGAAAGAGCCACTGGGTATTTGAGTCATGGAAG CAGACACACAGTATGAACACGGCATCTCATGCTGAGTCACGGATCTTCTGGCTCGGACTCATCGTGTGCCCCGTCTTCTGGgtcatgtttgtgttcagtaCCATCTTCTCTCTCAAGATTAAATGGCTG GCGGTAGTAATCATGGGCTTGGTTTTACAATGGGCCAACCTGTATGGCTATGTCAGATGCAAGGTGGGTGGAAAGTCCAACCTGAGAAACATGGCAAAGAACTATCTTGGTGTCCAGATTTTTAAACAG GCAATGAAGAAATCAGAGCGACCTTGA
- the LOC122869144 gene encoding proton channel OTOP2-like isoform X4, producing MCLNTGHPCNCLTDGNPCEPCRMVIKDKKTEEAQLSNKINAPGQAGSTCEPDLNISSSGVVKERSRNWGWMLSGIICVNILILGCALVSGSAYNKVDISTPDLQVFLIILLLFTSIWMLYYTIYMARKENAVVYKDGHAGPVWLRGGLVLFGLLSIVMDIFKIASYVGYLHCDSAVKVVFPGVQLVFILVQTYFLWIHAKDCVQIQKNVTRCGLMLTLSTNLVVWMTAVTEESLHQTTVPNHPSNTTKLSGRSMYINKVGYGDNTCKCSHTSCSIFKVAYYYLYPFNIEYSLFASAMAYILWKNVGRVVDEHGNHRIKFCLKDVFLGPVAGILLVVAGLATFIVYEMEMQKDNNDDDKKDNAVMMHLVMNIVTVTLMSVSTVIGCAIYKVDHREHVSEKNPTRSLDVGLLVGASLGQFIISYFTIVAMVATGAQGHLNRLNLAWGILMVIQLGLQNFFIIEGLHREPFHVVHPITVVVNPYVLQPSKDLSKDLEGSNMDTKSSPVLTAHSLHGHTAEHRPKLLWKRRVLKEVCVFLLLGNVILWIMPAFGARPQFDHNTETEFYKFNMWASVVNIGLPFGIFYRMHSVASLFEVFLTS from the exons ATGTGTTTGAACACTGGCCATCCATGCAACTGTTTGACTGATGGCAATCCCTGTGAACCATGCAGGATGGTGATTAAAGACAAGAAGACAGAGGAGGCCCAGCTGTCCAACAAAATCAATGCACCTGGTCAAGCAGGGAGCACATGTGAACCCGACCTGAACATCTCTTCCAGTGGAGTCGTGAAGGAGCGGAGTCGAAACTGGGGATGGATGCTGTCTGGGATCATTTGTGTAAACATTTTGATCCTGGGCTGTGCCTTGGTCAGCGGCAGTGCCTACAACAAGGTAGACATCAGCACCCCTGACCTGCAGGTTttcctcatcatcctcctccttttcACCTCCATCTGGATGCTTTATTATACCATCTATATGGCCAGGAAAGAAAACGCTGTTGTTTACAAGGATGGTCATGCTGGACCTGTATGGCTTAGGG GAGGACTTGTGCTATTTGGACTTCTCAGTATTGTCATGGACATTTTCAAGATAGCCAGCTATGTGGGCTACCTCCACTGCGATTCCGCTGTTAAAGTTGTATTCCCAGGGGTGCAACTTGTTTTCATACTTGTGCAG ACATACTTTTTGTGGATCCACGCTAAGGACTGTGTGCAGATACAAAAAAACGTTACACG cTGTGGGCTGATGCTCACCCTCTCCACAAATCTAGTTGTGTGGATGACTGCGGTCACTGAGGAATCCCTTCACCAAACAACAGTTCCCAACCATCCGAGCAACACCACTAAACTCTCTGGACGAAGCATGTACATCAACAAAG TGGGTTATGGAGACAATACATGCAAGTGCAGCCACACTTCATGTAGCATCTTCAAGGTGGCCTACTACTACTTGTACCCCTTCAACATCGAGTACAGTCTCTTTGCCTCTGCTATGGCCTACATCTTGTGGAAAAATGTCGGTAGAGTAGTAGACGAACATGGCAACCACCGCATCAAATTCTGTCTGAAGGATGTTTTTCTCGGTCCTGTGGCAGGAATTCTCTTAGTGGTGGCGGGTCTGGCAACCTTCATTGTATATGAGATGGAAATGCAAAAAgacaataatgatgatgacaagAAAGACAACGCAGTGATGATGCACTTGGTCATGAACATAGTGACAGTGACCCTGATGTCTGTCTCCACTGTGATCGGCTGTGCTATCTACAAGGTGGACCACAGGGAGCATGTATCGGAGAAAAACCCCACTCGCAGCCTGGATGTGGGGCTGCTGGTGGGAGCCTCACTGGGACAGTTCATCATCAGCTATTTCACTATCGTAGCCATGGTTGCAACTGGAGCTCAAGGCCACCTGAACAGGCTCAACCTGGCCTGGGGTATCCTGATGGTGATCCAACTTGGTCTGCAGAACTTTTTCATCATCGAAGGTCTGCATCGGGAGCCCTTCCACGTGGTTCACCCGATCACTGTGGTTGTGAATCCGTATGTGCTACAGCCAAGCAAAGATCTGAGCAAAGATCTTGAAGGATCAAACATGGACACAAAGTCCAGCCCAGTACTCACAGCACACAGCCTGCACGGCCACACGGCTGAGCATAGACCCAAACTGCTGTGGAAGAGACGGGTGTTGAAGGaggtctgtgtgtttctgttgctgGGCAACGTCATA CTGTGGATCATGCCAGCATTTGGTGCTCGTCCCCAGTTTGACCACAACACTGAAACTGAATTCTACAAATTCAACATGTGGGCCTCTGttgtgaatattggacttcctttTGGCATCTTTTACCGTATGCATTCAGTCGCCAGTCTGTTTGAGGTTTTTCTGACCTCATAA
- the LOC122869144 gene encoding proton channel OTOP2-like isoform X3 — protein sequence MVIKDKKTEEAQLSNKINAPGQAGSTCEPDLNISSSGVVKERSRNWGWMLSGIICVNILILGCALVSGSAYNKVDISTPDLQVFLIILLLFTSIWMLYYTIYMARKENAVVYKDGHAGPVWLRGGLVLFGLLSIVMDIFKIASYVGYLHCDSAVKVVFPGVQLVFILVQTYFLWIHAKDCVQIQKNVTRCGLMLTLSTNLVVWMTAVTEESLHQTTVPNHPSNTTKLSGRSMYINKVGYGDNTCKCSHTSCSIFKVAYYYLYPFNIEYSLFASAMAYILWKNVGRVVDEHGNHRIKFCLKDVFLGPVAGILLVVAGLATFIVYEMEMQKDNNDDDKKDNAVMMHLVMNIVTVTLMSVSTVIGCAIYKVDHREHVSEKNPTRSLDVGLLVGASLGQFIISYFTIVAMVATGAQGHLNRLNLAWGILMVIQLGLQNFFIIEGLHREPFHVVHPITVVVNPYVLQPSKDLSKDLEGSNMDTKSSPVLTAHSLHGHTAEHRPKLLWKRRVLKEVCVFLLLGNVILWIMPAFGARPQFDHNTETEFYKFNMWASVVNIGLPFGIFYRMHSVASLFEVFLTS from the exons ATGGTGATTAAAGACAAGAAGACAGAGGAGGCCCAGCTGTCCAACAAAATCAATGCACCTGGTCAAGCAGGGAGCACATGTGAACCCGACCTGAACATCTCTTCCAGTGGAGTCGTGAAGGAGCGGAGTCGAAACTGGGGATGGATGCTGTCTGGGATCATTTGTGTAAACATTTTGATCCTGGGCTGTGCCTTGGTCAGCGGCAGTGCCTACAACAAGGTAGACATCAGCACCCCTGACCTGCAGGTTttcctcatcatcctcctccttttcACCTCCATCTGGATGCTTTATTATACCATCTATATGGCCAGGAAAGAAAACGCTGTTGTTTACAAGGATGGTCATGCTGGACCTGTATGGCTTAGGG GAGGACTTGTGCTATTTGGACTTCTCAGTATTGTCATGGACATTTTCAAGATAGCCAGCTATGTGGGCTACCTCCACTGCGATTCCGCTGTTAAAGTTGTATTCCCAGGGGTGCAACTTGTTTTCATACTTGTGCAG ACATACTTTTTGTGGATCCACGCTAAGGACTGTGTGCAGATACAAAAAAACGTTACACG cTGTGGGCTGATGCTCACCCTCTCCACAAATCTAGTTGTGTGGATGACTGCGGTCACTGAGGAATCCCTTCACCAAACAACAGTTCCCAACCATCCGAGCAACACCACTAAACTCTCTGGACGAAGCATGTACATCAACAAAG TGGGTTATGGAGACAATACATGCAAGTGCAGCCACACTTCATGTAGCATCTTCAAGGTGGCCTACTACTACTTGTACCCCTTCAACATCGAGTACAGTCTCTTTGCCTCTGCTATGGCCTACATCTTGTGGAAAAATGTCGGTAGAGTAGTAGACGAACATGGCAACCACCGCATCAAATTCTGTCTGAAGGATGTTTTTCTCGGTCCTGTGGCAGGAATTCTCTTAGTGGTGGCGGGTCTGGCAACCTTCATTGTATATGAGATGGAAATGCAAAAAgacaataatgatgatgacaagAAAGACAACGCAGTGATGATGCACTTGGTCATGAACATAGTGACAGTGACCCTGATGTCTGTCTCCACTGTGATCGGCTGTGCTATCTACAAGGTGGACCACAGGGAGCATGTATCGGAGAAAAACCCCACTCGCAGCCTGGATGTGGGGCTGCTGGTGGGAGCCTCACTGGGACAGTTCATCATCAGCTATTTCACTATCGTAGCCATGGTTGCAACTGGAGCTCAAGGCCACCTGAACAGGCTCAACCTGGCCTGGGGTATCCTGATGGTGATCCAACTTGGTCTGCAGAACTTTTTCATCATCGAAGGTCTGCATCGGGAGCCCTTCCACGTGGTTCACCCGATCACTGTGGTTGTGAATCCGTATGTGCTACAGCCAAGCAAAGATCTGAGCAAAGATCTTGAAGGATCAAACATGGACACAAAGTCCAGCCCAGTACTCACAGCACACAGCCTGCACGGCCACACGGCTGAGCATAGACCCAAACTGCTGTGGAAGAGACGGGTGTTGAAGGaggtctgtgtgtttctgttgctgGGCAACGTCATA CTGTGGATCATGCCAGCATTTGGTGCTCGTCCCCAGTTTGACCACAACACTGAAACTGAATTCTACAAATTCAACATGTGGGCCTCTGttgtgaatattggacttcctttTGGCATCTTTTACCGTATGCATTCAGTCGCCAGTCTGTTTGAGGTTTTTCTGACCTCATAA
- the LOC122869144 gene encoding proton channel OTOP2-like isoform X2, which translates to MVIKDKKTEEAQLSNKINAPGQAGSTCEPDLNISSSGVVKERSRNWGWMLSGIICVNILILGCALVSGSAYNKVDISTPDLQVFLIILLLFTSIWMLYYTIYMARKENAVVYKDGHAGPVWLRGGLVLFGLLSIVMDIFKIASYVGYLHCDSAVKVVFPGVQLVFILVQVKMPKNANYKEIRNVLKSLSLQNIKYNCAINWQTYFLWIHAKDCVQIQKNVTRCGLMLTLSTNLVVWMTAVTEESLHQTTVPNHPSNTTKLSGRSMYINKVGYGDNTCKCSHTSCSIFKVAYYYLYPFNIEYSLFASAMAYILWKNVGRVVDEHGNHRIKFCLKDVFLGPVAGILLVVAGLATFIVYEMEMQKDNNDDDKKDNAVMMHLVMNIVTVTLMSVSTVIGCAIYKVDHREHVSEKNPTRSLDVGLLVGASLGQFIISYFTIVAMVATGAQGHLNRLNLAWGILMVIQLGLQNFFIIEGLHREPFHVVHPITVVVNPYVLQPSKDLSKDLEGSNMDTKSSPVLTAHSLHGHTAEHRPKLLWKRRVLKEVCVFLLLGNVILWIMPAFGARPQFDHNTETEFYKFNMWASVVNIGLPFGIFYRMHSVASLFEVFLTS; encoded by the exons ATGGTGATTAAAGACAAGAAGACAGAGGAGGCCCAGCTGTCCAACAAAATCAATGCACCTGGTCAAGCAGGGAGCACATGTGAACCCGACCTGAACATCTCTTCCAGTGGAGTCGTGAAGGAGCGGAGTCGAAACTGGGGATGGATGCTGTCTGGGATCATTTGTGTAAACATTTTGATCCTGGGCTGTGCCTTGGTCAGCGGCAGTGCCTACAACAAGGTAGACATCAGCACCCCTGACCTGCAGGTTttcctcatcatcctcctccttttcACCTCCATCTGGATGCTTTATTATACCATCTATATGGCCAGGAAAGAAAACGCTGTTGTTTACAAGGATGGTCATGCTGGACCTGTATGGCTTAGGG GAGGACTTGTGCTATTTGGACTTCTCAGTATTGTCATGGACATTTTCAAGATAGCCAGCTATGTGGGCTACCTCCACTGCGATTCCGCTGTTAAAGTTGTATTCCCAGGGGTGCAACTTGTTTTCATACTTGTGCAGGTAAAAATGCCTAAAAATGCCAATTACAAAGAAATTAGAAATGTACTAAAGTCTTTATCAttgcaaaatattaaatataattgtgCAATCAATTGGCAGACATACTTTTTGTGGATCCACGCTAAGGACTGTGTGCAGATACAAAAAAACGTTACACG cTGTGGGCTGATGCTCACCCTCTCCACAAATCTAGTTGTGTGGATGACTGCGGTCACTGAGGAATCCCTTCACCAAACAACAGTTCCCAACCATCCGAGCAACACCACTAAACTCTCTGGACGAAGCATGTACATCAACAAAG TGGGTTATGGAGACAATACATGCAAGTGCAGCCACACTTCATGTAGCATCTTCAAGGTGGCCTACTACTACTTGTACCCCTTCAACATCGAGTACAGTCTCTTTGCCTCTGCTATGGCCTACATCTTGTGGAAAAATGTCGGTAGAGTAGTAGACGAACATGGCAACCACCGCATCAAATTCTGTCTGAAGGATGTTTTTCTCGGTCCTGTGGCAGGAATTCTCTTAGTGGTGGCGGGTCTGGCAACCTTCATTGTATATGAGATGGAAATGCAAAAAgacaataatgatgatgacaagAAAGACAACGCAGTGATGATGCACTTGGTCATGAACATAGTGACAGTGACCCTGATGTCTGTCTCCACTGTGATCGGCTGTGCTATCTACAAGGTGGACCACAGGGAGCATGTATCGGAGAAAAACCCCACTCGCAGCCTGGATGTGGGGCTGCTGGTGGGAGCCTCACTGGGACAGTTCATCATCAGCTATTTCACTATCGTAGCCATGGTTGCAACTGGAGCTCAAGGCCACCTGAACAGGCTCAACCTGGCCTGGGGTATCCTGATGGTGATCCAACTTGGTCTGCAGAACTTTTTCATCATCGAAGGTCTGCATCGGGAGCCCTTCCACGTGGTTCACCCGATCACTGTGGTTGTGAATCCGTATGTGCTACAGCCAAGCAAAGATCTGAGCAAAGATCTTGAAGGATCAAACATGGACACAAAGTCCAGCCCAGTACTCACAGCACACAGCCTGCACGGCCACACGGCTGAGCATAGACCCAAACTGCTGTGGAAGAGACGGGTGTTGAAGGaggtctgtgtgtttctgttgctgGGCAACGTCATA CTGTGGATCATGCCAGCATTTGGTGCTCGTCCCCAGTTTGACCACAACACTGAAACTGAATTCTACAAATTCAACATGTGGGCCTCTGttgtgaatattggacttcctttTGGCATCTTTTACCGTATGCATTCAGTCGCCAGTCTGTTTGAGGTTTTTCTGACCTCATAA
- the LOC122869144 gene encoding proton channel OTOP2-like isoform X1: MCLNTGHPCNCLTDGNPCEPCRMVIKDKKTEEAQLSNKINAPGQAGSTCEPDLNISSSGVVKERSRNWGWMLSGIICVNILILGCALVSGSAYNKVDISTPDLQVFLIILLLFTSIWMLYYTIYMARKENAVVYKDGHAGPVWLRGGLVLFGLLSIVMDIFKIASYVGYLHCDSAVKVVFPGVQLVFILVQVKMPKNANYKEIRNVLKSLSLQNIKYNCAINWQTYFLWIHAKDCVQIQKNVTRCGLMLTLSTNLVVWMTAVTEESLHQTTVPNHPSNTTKLSGRSMYINKVGYGDNTCKCSHTSCSIFKVAYYYLYPFNIEYSLFASAMAYILWKNVGRVVDEHGNHRIKFCLKDVFLGPVAGILLVVAGLATFIVYEMEMQKDNNDDDKKDNAVMMHLVMNIVTVTLMSVSTVIGCAIYKVDHREHVSEKNPTRSLDVGLLVGASLGQFIISYFTIVAMVATGAQGHLNRLNLAWGILMVIQLGLQNFFIIEGLHREPFHVVHPITVVVNPYVLQPSKDLSKDLEGSNMDTKSSPVLTAHSLHGHTAEHRPKLLWKRRVLKEVCVFLLLGNVILWIMPAFGARPQFDHNTETEFYKFNMWASVVNIGLPFGIFYRMHSVASLFEVFLTS; the protein is encoded by the exons ATGTGTTTGAACACTGGCCATCCATGCAACTGTTTGACTGATGGCAATCCCTGTGAACCATGCAGGATGGTGATTAAAGACAAGAAGACAGAGGAGGCCCAGCTGTCCAACAAAATCAATGCACCTGGTCAAGCAGGGAGCACATGTGAACCCGACCTGAACATCTCTTCCAGTGGAGTCGTGAAGGAGCGGAGTCGAAACTGGGGATGGATGCTGTCTGGGATCATTTGTGTAAACATTTTGATCCTGGGCTGTGCCTTGGTCAGCGGCAGTGCCTACAACAAGGTAGACATCAGCACCCCTGACCTGCAGGTTttcctcatcatcctcctccttttcACCTCCATCTGGATGCTTTATTATACCATCTATATGGCCAGGAAAGAAAACGCTGTTGTTTACAAGGATGGTCATGCTGGACCTGTATGGCTTAGGG GAGGACTTGTGCTATTTGGACTTCTCAGTATTGTCATGGACATTTTCAAGATAGCCAGCTATGTGGGCTACCTCCACTGCGATTCCGCTGTTAAAGTTGTATTCCCAGGGGTGCAACTTGTTTTCATACTTGTGCAGGTAAAAATGCCTAAAAATGCCAATTACAAAGAAATTAGAAATGTACTAAAGTCTTTATCAttgcaaaatattaaatataattgtgCAATCAATTGGCAGACATACTTTTTGTGGATCCACGCTAAGGACTGTGTGCAGATACAAAAAAACGTTACACG cTGTGGGCTGATGCTCACCCTCTCCACAAATCTAGTTGTGTGGATGACTGCGGTCACTGAGGAATCCCTTCACCAAACAACAGTTCCCAACCATCCGAGCAACACCACTAAACTCTCTGGACGAAGCATGTACATCAACAAAG TGGGTTATGGAGACAATACATGCAAGTGCAGCCACACTTCATGTAGCATCTTCAAGGTGGCCTACTACTACTTGTACCCCTTCAACATCGAGTACAGTCTCTTTGCCTCTGCTATGGCCTACATCTTGTGGAAAAATGTCGGTAGAGTAGTAGACGAACATGGCAACCACCGCATCAAATTCTGTCTGAAGGATGTTTTTCTCGGTCCTGTGGCAGGAATTCTCTTAGTGGTGGCGGGTCTGGCAACCTTCATTGTATATGAGATGGAAATGCAAAAAgacaataatgatgatgacaagAAAGACAACGCAGTGATGATGCACTTGGTCATGAACATAGTGACAGTGACCCTGATGTCTGTCTCCACTGTGATCGGCTGTGCTATCTACAAGGTGGACCACAGGGAGCATGTATCGGAGAAAAACCCCACTCGCAGCCTGGATGTGGGGCTGCTGGTGGGAGCCTCACTGGGACAGTTCATCATCAGCTATTTCACTATCGTAGCCATGGTTGCAACTGGAGCTCAAGGCCACCTGAACAGGCTCAACCTGGCCTGGGGTATCCTGATGGTGATCCAACTTGGTCTGCAGAACTTTTTCATCATCGAAGGTCTGCATCGGGAGCCCTTCCACGTGGTTCACCCGATCACTGTGGTTGTGAATCCGTATGTGCTACAGCCAAGCAAAGATCTGAGCAAAGATCTTGAAGGATCAAACATGGACACAAAGTCCAGCCCAGTACTCACAGCACACAGCCTGCACGGCCACACGGCTGAGCATAGACCCAAACTGCTGTGGAAGAGACGGGTGTTGAAGGaggtctgtgtgtttctgttgctgGGCAACGTCATA CTGTGGATCATGCCAGCATTTGGTGCTCGTCCCCAGTTTGACCACAACACTGAAACTGAATTCTACAAATTCAACATGTGGGCCTCTGttgtgaatattggacttcctttTGGCATCTTTTACCGTATGCATTCAGTCGCCAGTCTGTTTGAGGTTTTTCTGACCTCATAA